The Acidobacteriota bacterium DNA segment TTAGAAAACGGTGTATTTAAGGCAAACAAATAATTCCCTTGGATTACTACGCTTTTGGTCGGCGACTTCACCAGACTGGCATTTTGCTTCAGCGATTTGTGATAGACCTCAACGCTCCACCGTCTTTGGAAGAATTTAGCGAGGCTGCCTGCCGAAAGCGTCAAATCACCGGTCATAAGATAGCGTGTCCCGTTGATCCGTCGTCGTTTTTGAAGACTTGTTTGAAAAAGCAGCGCAAAGGGCACGATATGGCGATTGTTTTGCGCCGATGCGATATTGCTTGCTTAAATTTTCTACGCGGATGATGGGTTTCATGGAAACGATGAAGTATGAAGTATGAACGATGAACTGAGAACCCCGGATTCTCAATTGCCGGATGCCGCGCGCTATTTGAATCAACCGGACAGCGCAGACGCGGTCAGAGACCGCTTGCTCAACAATTCAAAGACGTGGTCAGAGACCGCTTGCTCAACAATTCAAAAGGTCGAAGACATTAAACATTACAAAAACAACGTGATTGACGGAACCGCTTGCTCAATAACTCAAAAGATCGAAGTTTGAATAAACACAATCCAAGACCGCTTGCTCAACTGAATCAGCAGGAATGGCTTTGGCGTTTACACCAAAGGCGTTGCCGCGAGATGGCGCACTCATAGATGACCGCGGGGCTTTGACGATTACGCCAAAGCGGTAACAAGTTACCGCACTCCAAAAAGTTCCGGTTCGCGAAAGCGGTAACAAGTTACCGCACTCCAAAAAGATTCCGCTTTTAATGACCGCCATTTGCTCAACGTTTCAAGTGTTTTTGCAACCAGCGGGTCAAGTCCTGAGGTTCACGAAAATCAAGTAAGGCTTCTGCGAGGCGCTCGATTTGCGCCAGCGTCAGCGACCGGATGCGCTCTTCGCTGACACGCTCTAACGCGCCAATCCGACGGCGCAACAACCGCAACACCAGCGCCGCTTCGCCTTCGCGTTTGCCTTGTCGTAAGCCTTCGCGTTTGCCTTGTTGCAAACCTTCGCGCTTGCCTTGTTGCAAACCTTGTCGCCTGCCGCTTTCAATCCAACTGTTGGTTAATTCCATCACCTTCTCCTGTTCCGCAGGAGCCAATCGCTTTAACTCCCGCGTAAACATTTTCATCTCCGCCGCGGTTAATTTCAAATAGCTATCAACGAATCCGGCGATCAACTGCATCCGCGCCCGGTCGAGTTTCAAGGTTGCCAGCAACCGCGTGCATTCCAATTTCACTCGCGGGCGCTCTTTGACGGCAATCTGCATTTTCGCCATCAAAGCGCTGGCTACCGGATTTTCCGTCCGCGCATAATCCTGCCAACGATATTGATTGAGTTGAATCACCCGATAATGAAATGCCAGAACATCCAAATCAGGAAAGGTTACGCGATGCGCGGCAGCTTGTTTGCGGCGCGGTTTGTCGTAAGAAAAAATCACTATCGGATAGACCGGCAACCGGTGTTTATCGTAAAGCCGCGCAAAATAGCTGAACATTCGCTGCCCGAATTGCGGTTGAGGCTGCGCTTGATTTTCCACATGGATGAGAAAAAACGATTCCTGATTTTTGAATCGCGCTTTGACAATCAAATCGGCTTCGTGACGGTCGCCCGATGTCACATCGGTAAACAACTCCTTGTCGAGAAAAACAATAGAATCGGCATCCATAAAGGCACTCATCGAAGGCAGAAACAATTCAAGGAATTCCAGAAAGAAGGTTGCAATCAATTCTTTGAATAGCCTGTCATGATCAATCATGCCTGAAGGTCAAAACCGCTGTGTACGCTGACCATCGCCTGTTGCCGGTCAAAAGTTTGAATGCCGAAAACATTTTTGATTGCTCAAACGTCGTGCATATCCGCTTCAATCGCCGTGGGCTTCGTTTTTGTCGCTGCCGTAATAGTTGTCGTAGTAGCGATAGTAATAATAATCATCGTAAGAACCGCTGCGGAAATCGACGTTATTTAAGACCACGCCGAAAATTTTCGCGCCGACACTCGATAATTCCTGACGTGAGCGCCGCACCAGATCGCGCGTGCTCTTGCCCGCATGGACAACCAGAATGACCCCATCCACCAGCGTCGATAAAATCACCGGATCGGTCACATGCATCAACGGCGGCGAATCGATCAAAATGTGGTCGTATCTTTCCGATAACTGTTTCAACATCTCTTTCATCCTGTCGGAGCTGATGAGTTCCGCAGGATTGGGCGGAATCGGCCCGCAAGGGATGAGCGACAAATTGGCTATCGGCAGTTTTTGAATCACGCTGTCGAGTTCGACATCTCTTGAAAGATAGGTCGAAACCCCGCGCGAATGATCAAGCCCGAAAACTTTATGGGTCGAGGGTTTGCGCAAATCGCAATCGACAATCACCACGGACGCGCCAAGTTGCGAAAGCGACACTGCGGTATTGATGGTCGTCGTGGTTTTGCCTTCGCCCGGTTGCCCGCTGGTAACCAATACACGTTTGGGCGGGCCGCCGGCGCTTGATAACATCACCGAGGTTCTCAAAGCGCGATAAGCCTCTGCGCCGGTCGAGCGCGTATCAAGCGCAATGATTTGCGAATTCCCGGCTGCCACTCCTGTGGCGGGCGCTTTGCTTAAAGCCTTCACCGGCGAAGCGCGTTTGCCACCGGTCAGCGACCGCACTTTACGCGCGCCGATTGCCGGGATGACGCCAAGCGC contains these protein-coding regions:
- a CDS encoding DUF4351 domain-containing protein, with translation MIDHDRLFKELIATFFLEFLELFLPSMSAFMDADSIVFLDKELFTDVTSGDRHEADLIVKARFKNQESFFLIHVENQAQPQPQFGQRMFSYFARLYDKHRLPVYPIVIFSYDKPRRKQAAAHRVTFPDLDVLAFHYRVIQLNQYRWQDYARTENPVASALMAKMQIAVKERPRVKLECTRLLATLKLDRARMQLIAGFVDSYLKLTAAEMKMFTRELKRLAPAEQEKVMELTNSWIESGRRQGLQQGKREGLQQGKREGLRQGKREGEAALVLRLLRRRIGALERVSEERIRSLTLAQIERLAEALLDFREPQDLTRWLQKHLKR